In Asanoa sp. WMMD1127, one genomic interval encodes:
- a CDS encoding ABC transporter substrate-binding protein, whose protein sequence is MRLKGGALIVGALAVALTAAGCSETTSGGDSDTQKAKTQTGSISYEAADNTGPAKAVDGATRGGTITVLLNSDFEHLDPARNYVNLQQLTGSLIYRSLNGYQEDGSGKMTLVGDLATNPGTDVNKDCKVWEFKLRDGLKYEDGSAVTSKDVAYGLARSFAPELNEGSHYIQQWLYPGGTYNASYKGPYEGGQMPAGVETPDDKTIKFTFAAPHCDMPYAAALPATAPVPQAKDTKGQYDLRPFSSGPYKVKSYTRDNLLELERNPNWDANTDPIRTAYPDSMKFSFGLEQQQIAERLVADAPADQMSLTWGDTPPAVLPRTTAAGVAERVAKGPTQYVWYLGVNNQRIKDKKIREALYYGLDRDAALKAIGGTSAGTPASTLMSPTTAGFEKYDAYNAPATGDVNKVKEILGGTTPPPLVLAHSNTPLRTAQAEAIRASLVKAGFQVTLKAIEATSYYDEVGRKNTPFDLYLHGWGSDWPTGSTIIPPLYDSREIVDEGNQNLAYFAEPTVDAEIDRIKTLPAAEQDAAWMALDKKIMTDYLPEIPAYYDATHELFGSKVGNAFLSDAFGAIQVSKIYVKQ, encoded by the coding sequence GTGAGACTCAAGGGAGGGGCGCTGATCGTCGGCGCTCTTGCCGTGGCGTTGACCGCCGCGGGTTGTTCAGAGACAACGTCCGGTGGCGACAGCGACACGCAGAAGGCCAAGACGCAGACGGGTTCGATCTCCTACGAGGCCGCCGACAACACTGGCCCGGCCAAGGCCGTCGATGGCGCCACCAGGGGCGGCACCATCACGGTCCTGCTGAACTCGGACTTCGAGCACCTCGACCCGGCCCGTAACTACGTCAATCTGCAGCAGCTGACCGGCAGTCTGATCTACCGGTCGCTCAACGGTTACCAGGAGGACGGCAGCGGCAAGATGACGCTGGTCGGCGACCTGGCCACCAACCCGGGCACCGACGTCAACAAGGACTGCAAGGTCTGGGAGTTCAAGCTCCGCGACGGCCTGAAGTACGAGGACGGCTCGGCGGTCACCTCGAAGGACGTCGCCTACGGTCTGGCCCGTAGCTTCGCCCCCGAGCTCAACGAGGGTTCGCACTACATCCAGCAGTGGCTCTACCCGGGTGGCACCTACAACGCCTCCTACAAGGGCCCCTACGAGGGTGGCCAGATGCCGGCCGGCGTCGAGACCCCGGACGACAAGACCATCAAGTTCACCTTCGCGGCTCCGCACTGCGACATGCCGTACGCGGCCGCGCTGCCGGCGACCGCGCCGGTTCCGCAGGCGAAGGACACCAAGGGTCAGTACGATCTGCGTCCGTTCTCCTCGGGCCCGTACAAGGTCAAGAGCTACACCCGTGACAACCTGCTCGAGCTCGAGCGCAACCCCAACTGGGACGCCAACACCGACCCGATCCGCACCGCTTACCCGGACAGTATGAAGTTCTCGTTCGGTCTCGAGCAGCAGCAGATCGCGGAGCGGCTCGTCGCTGACGCGCCGGCCGACCAGATGTCGCTGACCTGGGGTGACACGCCTCCGGCCGTCCTGCCTCGCACCACCGCCGCAGGTGTCGCGGAGCGGGTCGCCAAGGGCCCGACGCAGTACGTCTGGTACCTGGGTGTCAACAACCAGCGGATCAAGGACAAGAAGATCCGTGAGGCGCTCTACTACGGCCTCGACCGCGACGCGGCGCTTAAGGCGATCGGTGGCACCTCGGCCGGCACGCCGGCCAGCACGCTGATGTCCCCGACCACCGCGGGCTTCGAGAAGTACGACGCCTACAACGCTCCGGCGACCGGTGACGTCAACAAGGTCAAGGAGATCCTCGGCGGCACCACCCCGCCGCCGCTGGTGCTCGCCCACAGCAACACCCCGCTTCGCACGGCGCAGGCCGAGGCGATCCGGGCCAGCCTGGTCAAGGCCGGCTTCCAGGTGACGCTCAAGGCGATCGAGGCGACCAGCTACTACGACGAGGTTGGCCGGAAGAACACTCCGTTCGACCTGTACCTGCACGGTTGGGGCTCGGACTGGCCGACCGGTTCGACGATCATCCCGCCGCTGTACGACAGCCGCGAGATCGTCGACGAGGGCAACCAGAACCTGGCCTACTTCGCCGAGCCGACCGTCGACGCGGAGATCGACCGGATCAAGACCCTGCCGGCCGCCGAGCAGGACGCCGCGTGGATGGCTCTCGACAAGAAGATCATGACTGACTACTTGCCCGAGATCCCGGCCTACTACGACGCCACTCACGAGCTGTTCGGCTCGAAGGTCGGCAATGCCTTCCTGAGTGACGCGTTCGGCGCCATCCAGGTCAGCAAGATCTACGTCAAGCAGTAG
- a CDS encoding nucleotidyltransferase domain-containing protein: MVAGSLATGDYLPHISDLDLVALVDGPVDIGRQAALTALHRRLDDGRGAGLNLGCVYVDTDSISRVETLHLMWTHGHLTHRTLSGITREELVLHGYSVFGRQPRDVLPPMSAADIRAAARAELTGYWNWAVKRPWIWLDPTIADLGLTSMARGRYALYNGELLTKTQAIRHAHAPSWLVDQLTARRQGISVSSPRIRTAFIAWRDARRTVAYAKRAQRYPPPLQPTPSH, translated from the coding sequence ATGGTCGCGGGCTCGCTGGCTACCGGCGACTACCTGCCACACATCAGCGATCTCGATCTGGTCGCACTTGTCGACGGGCCCGTCGACATCGGTCGACAGGCTGCGTTGACTGCGCTTCATCGTCGCCTGGACGACGGGAGGGGCGCCGGGTTGAATCTGGGCTGCGTGTACGTCGACACCGACAGCATTTCGCGGGTCGAGACGCTGCACCTGATGTGGACCCATGGGCACCTCACGCATCGGACGCTCTCCGGCATCACCAGAGAGGAACTGGTCCTGCACGGTTACTCGGTTTTCGGTCGCCAGCCCCGCGACGTCCTCCCACCCATGTCCGCCGCGGACATTCGCGCCGCCGCCCGGGCCGAACTCACCGGATACTGGAATTGGGCAGTTAAGCGACCGTGGATCTGGCTCGATCCCACCATTGCTGATCTTGGCCTCACGTCCATGGCTCGTGGTCGGTACGCGTTGTACAACGGTGAACTGCTGACCAAGACACAAGCGATCAGACACGCGCACGCTCCGAGCTGGTTGGTCGATCAACTCACTGCGAGACGCCAAGGGATCTCCGTCTCTTCGCCTCGCATCCGCACGGCCTTCATCGCGTGGCGAGACGCCCGACGGACCGTCGCCTACGCCAAGCGCGCCCAGAGATACCCGCCGCCGCTCCAACCGACCCCCTCGCACTGA
- a CDS encoding helix-turn-helix domain-containing protein has translation MLLRRHRLHRHLTQEELAERAGITSRSVGAMEGGRSPRLRTVEQLANALDLTGATLEEFASAGRALFWDSRPDRDQPATRPAGFPSPATKTPRQLPADLSDFVARQDEISLIQSVLDPNSAPAKLVVLSGPAGAGKTALAVHASHRVSAWFPDGHLYVALQDAGGHAIAPVDVLGRLLRDLGTDRSALPAGVDERVGLLRTRLASRRMLLVLDDARGYRQVEPFMPIGSTAVLVTSRMPLTGLPGATSIDLSPLPTAAAVDLLCRVAGTERVRAEPAAAKELVRICGGLPLAVRIAAARLAARPHWTVAALTERLAAAQHRLDELRHGDLAVRPGLELAYKSLSPTAADAFALLGRLDMANVPGWLVTAMLGLEPSIGDSVIEELVDARLLDDLGPDSVGHRRYRLHEITRLYAAERQAAENDPGRWTSALARAAEGWLALVRKARDRLHCERLHLDDGDQPAAALDSRAVILAEANPRDWFESEREALVTIVDHCADAGLSGLAQAITGASADFFELRGYYDDWRRTMLTALRCCRRTGDRRREASMLRGLGGCLVELDDQQAALSTLREAHSLAVEVDDRAGAAMTRKEIGFVLALSGHLAEAETELRNAVEELGRVDRRSTEALALTNLGFVLRQKGESAAAVALIRTARDIARSENDLFAEAYTLRVLAGALLPAGRRREAEQAAETAAELFTRIGDPIGAAQSLRVLGEALAQSPGRRADAEKALSAAATMFRDRMNYWGLALTDLTLGEIGARHGADDAVDLLERSLRYWTDEQVPALRARALMALAVAAEHAGDPKARRLEMEAHRLYRDLGVPSAGA, from the coding sequence GTGCTGCTGCGACGGCATCGGCTGCACCGTCACCTGACTCAGGAGGAGCTTGCGGAACGGGCTGGAATCACCTCGCGTTCTGTGGGAGCGATGGAGGGCGGACGCAGCCCACGCCTCCGCACGGTGGAGCAGCTCGCGAATGCGCTCGACCTGACCGGAGCAACGCTGGAGGAGTTCGCGAGCGCCGGCCGCGCGCTCTTCTGGGACAGCCGGCCCGACCGCGACCAGCCGGCTACCCGGCCGGCCGGCTTCCCGAGCCCGGCCACGAAAACGCCGCGCCAGCTGCCGGCGGACCTATCGGACTTCGTCGCTCGCCAGGACGAGATCTCATTGATCCAGAGCGTGCTCGACCCGAACTCCGCACCAGCCAAGCTCGTCGTGCTGTCCGGACCGGCGGGCGCGGGAAAGACGGCGCTGGCGGTGCACGCCAGCCATCGGGTCTCCGCGTGGTTTCCGGACGGGCACCTCTACGTAGCGCTGCAGGACGCCGGCGGCCACGCGATCGCACCAGTCGACGTGTTGGGCCGCCTGCTGCGGGACCTCGGCACCGACCGGTCCGCGCTGCCGGCGGGCGTCGACGAGCGAGTCGGGCTCCTACGGACACGTCTGGCGAGCCGGCGCATGTTGCTCGTGCTCGACGACGCACGCGGTTACCGCCAAGTCGAGCCGTTCATGCCGATCGGCTCCACCGCCGTGCTGGTCACCAGCCGCATGCCGCTGACCGGGCTGCCCGGTGCGACCAGCATCGACCTGTCCCCACTGCCGACCGCCGCCGCGGTCGACCTGCTGTGCCGGGTCGCCGGCACAGAACGAGTGCGGGCCGAGCCGGCGGCAGCGAAGGAGCTCGTGCGGATCTGCGGCGGGTTGCCGTTGGCGGTCCGCATCGCCGCGGCGCGCCTCGCCGCACGGCCGCATTGGACCGTCGCGGCGCTGACGGAGCGATTGGCGGCCGCACAGCACCGGCTCGACGAACTGCGCCACGGCGATCTTGCCGTGCGACCAGGACTCGAGCTGGCTTACAAGAGCCTGTCGCCCACCGCCGCCGACGCATTCGCGCTCCTCGGTCGACTGGACATGGCAAACGTTCCAGGATGGCTCGTCACAGCGATGCTTGGCCTCGAACCGAGCATCGGTGATTCCGTAATTGAGGAACTGGTCGACGCCCGGCTGTTGGACGACCTCGGCCCGGACAGTGTCGGCCACCGCCGCTACCGGCTCCACGAGATCACCCGGCTGTACGCGGCAGAACGACAGGCGGCTGAGAACGACCCCGGGCGTTGGACGAGCGCGCTGGCTCGGGCCGCGGAGGGCTGGCTCGCCCTGGTTCGGAAAGCCCGCGATCGCCTGCACTGTGAGCGGCTGCATCTCGACGACGGCGACCAACCGGCAGCGGCACTCGACTCCCGAGCCGTGATCCTGGCCGAGGCGAATCCGAGAGATTGGTTCGAGTCGGAACGCGAGGCGCTGGTCACCATCGTCGACCATTGCGCCGATGCCGGCCTGTCCGGTCTGGCCCAGGCCATCACCGGGGCGAGCGCCGACTTCTTCGAGCTGCGCGGCTACTACGACGACTGGCGTCGCACAATGCTCACCGCGTTACGGTGTTGCCGCCGCACCGGCGACCGTCGTCGAGAGGCGTCGATGCTGCGCGGGCTCGGCGGATGCCTGGTCGAGCTCGACGACCAGCAGGCGGCATTGTCAACCCTACGGGAAGCGCATTCGCTCGCGGTGGAAGTCGACGACCGGGCCGGAGCGGCGATGACCCGTAAGGAAATCGGTTTCGTGCTCGCGCTGAGTGGTCATCTCGCCGAAGCCGAAACTGAGCTGCGCAACGCGGTCGAGGAGTTAGGTCGCGTCGATCGGCGATCGACCGAAGCCCTCGCGCTGACCAATCTGGGCTTCGTGCTGCGGCAGAAGGGCGAGTCCGCCGCAGCCGTGGCGCTGATCCGGACCGCACGAGACATCGCGCGGTCGGAAAACGACCTGTTTGCCGAGGCGTACACCTTGCGGGTGCTCGCCGGCGCGCTTCTCCCCGCCGGCCGCAGACGGGAGGCGGAGCAGGCGGCCGAGACGGCCGCTGAGCTGTTCACCCGCATCGGTGATCCAATCGGCGCGGCGCAAAGCCTACGCGTCCTCGGCGAGGCACTCGCCCAGTCGCCCGGGCGGCGGGCGGACGCCGAGAAAGCGCTGTCCGCGGCAGCGACCATGTTCCGCGACCGAATGAACTACTGGGGTCTTGCCCTCACCGACCTCACGCTGGGTGAGATCGGCGCCCGACACGGTGCCGACGACGCCGTCGACCTTCTCGAACGCTCCCTGCGCTACTGGACTGACGAGCAGGTGCCCGCGCTGCGGGCGCGTGCGCTGATGGCGCTCGCCGTTGCGGCGGAACATGCGGGGGATCCGAAAGCACGACGACTCGAGATGGAGGCCCACCGGCTCTACCGGGACCTTGGCGTACCCAGCGCCGGGGCCTAG
- a CDS encoding TetR/AcrR family transcriptional regulator, with product MEEAILRAAMEELTTNGYAAMTMERVAQRAGTNKNAIYRRWPTRAALGIAAYTQFVSTNTQVPDTGSLRGDALELLRRANSTFASPIGGILRALLAGARDDPLLLAQLQERTADAGSAPWLTILARAVARGELRPEALHPRVATVAVVLLRDEFITRGYPAVPNSVLADILDEVYLPLLRGRGTAHPPDPSG from the coding sequence TTGGAAGAGGCCATTCTCCGCGCCGCCATGGAAGAACTCACCACCAATGGTTATGCGGCTATGACAATGGAGCGCGTGGCTCAACGCGCCGGAACCAACAAGAACGCGATATACCGCCGCTGGCCGACGCGGGCTGCGCTCGGCATCGCGGCCTACACCCAGTTTGTCAGCACCAACACCCAGGTGCCCGATACCGGCAGCCTCCGCGGGGACGCGCTTGAACTACTCCGCCGGGCCAACAGCACTTTCGCCTCACCAATCGGAGGCATCCTGCGCGCCTTGCTGGCCGGAGCTCGCGACGACCCGTTGTTGCTCGCCCAGCTCCAGGAACGCACAGCCGACGCGGGAAGCGCCCCCTGGCTGACGATTCTGGCCCGCGCGGTGGCCCGCGGCGAACTTCGACCGGAAGCGCTGCATCCCCGCGTCGCGACCGTCGCCGTCGTGCTGCTGCGTGACGAGTTCATCACCCGTGGATATCCCGCCGTCCCCAACAGCGTCCTCGCCGATATCCTCGACGAGGTTTACCTCCCGCTCCTCCGCGGCCGCGGCACCGCTCACCCACCTGATCCGTCCGGCTAG
- a CDS encoding SAM-dependent methyltransferase, with the protein MRTFDDLVAEAASVDVSGWSFDWLDGRATEERPPWGYSRLLATRLAEVSSALDIDTGGGEVVNGAPRLPGRTAVTEGWPPNVERARELLTPRGVEVVPLEQGAALPFSDASFELVSSRHPVRPNWIEIARVLVDDGTYLAQHVGPASAFELIEQFRGPLPRQRHDRDPQREAAAAESAGLRVVRLRTARCRMTFFDIGAIVYLLRKCVWWVPDFTVDGHRQALHRLDAHIRAHGQFVAHSTRTLIEARRVPR; encoded by the coding sequence GTGCGTACTTTCGATGATCTGGTTGCCGAGGCGGCCTCCGTGGACGTGTCCGGCTGGAGCTTCGACTGGCTCGACGGTCGGGCGACTGAGGAAAGGCCACCGTGGGGATATTCCCGTTTGCTCGCGACGCGGTTGGCGGAAGTCTCCTCAGCGCTCGACATCGACACCGGAGGCGGCGAAGTCGTCAACGGCGCGCCACGGCTTCCCGGGAGAACCGCCGTTACCGAGGGCTGGCCGCCTAACGTGGAACGGGCCCGGGAGTTGTTGACGCCTCGCGGAGTGGAGGTCGTTCCGCTCGAGCAAGGCGCCGCCCTGCCCTTCTCCGACGCGAGTTTCGAGCTGGTCAGCAGCCGCCATCCGGTGCGTCCGAACTGGATCGAGATCGCACGGGTCCTGGTCGACGACGGCACCTACCTGGCCCAACACGTGGGGCCGGCGTCCGCCTTCGAACTTATCGAGCAGTTCCGCGGCCCGCTGCCACGCCAGCGGCACGACCGGGATCCGCAGCGGGAGGCCGCGGCGGCGGAGTCGGCCGGCTTGCGCGTCGTCCGCCTGCGCACCGCCCGCTGCCGGATGACGTTCTTCGACATCGGCGCGATCGTCTACCTGCTTCGGAAATGCGTCTGGTGGGTGCCCGATTTCACGGTCGACGGTCACCGCCAGGCGCTGCATCGCCTCGACGCTCACATCCGTGCGCACGGGCAGTTCGTAGCCCACTCGACTCGGACGCTCATCGAGGCCCGACGGGTTCCGCGATGA
- a CDS encoding AfsR/SARP family transcriptional regulator, protein MRATGPQGPVAVGGVKSQSILAALLLEANRVVPMQRLIAAAWDDDPPAGAQTQVRNRISALRRAFRDVEAATEVIVTSGSGYALRTPEQRFDLGTFEAELARARFLRSAGDAPRAREALADALGLWRGSTLDGLTAPLMVEAAERIDQRRMGAVEVRIELDLELGRAAELVPELTELTVENPYREGLHALLMLALHRAGRQAEAMAVFRRIRRELVDQLGVEPGPELQRLHRALLDGGPVTLSKAAPSRPAMAVEPARTVVPRELPAAVPGFAGRHAALHLLRQRLPQPSAPTTLTVITGIAGIGKTALAVKWAHEMATAFPDGHVYLDLRGDSLNRPMDSGEALGRLLRSLGVSAEAIPVDVAEAANRFRSVVSGRRVLLLLDNAVSEDQVRPLLPGNSGSVVLVTSRSQLTGLVTREGAAAIPLHGLTGGEAQEVLTHLVGAQRVHAEAHAAGEFAKLCGGVPLAIRSASATLIRHHDLTIASQVEVMRVAAEREPFDAVTGSSLA, encoded by the coding sequence GTGCGCGCGACAGGACCGCAGGGGCCTGTTGCCGTGGGCGGAGTCAAAAGCCAGAGCATCCTCGCGGCGCTCCTGCTGGAGGCCAACCGCGTGGTGCCGATGCAGCGCCTCATCGCCGCAGCCTGGGACGACGATCCCCCCGCCGGCGCGCAGACCCAGGTCCGCAACAGAATCTCCGCCCTACGACGTGCGTTCCGGGATGTCGAAGCGGCGACGGAGGTCATCGTCACCAGCGGGTCAGGCTACGCGCTGCGGACACCGGAACAACGATTCGACCTTGGGACCTTCGAGGCCGAGCTCGCCCGCGCCCGCTTCCTGCGCTCGGCCGGGGATGCGCCGCGAGCGCGGGAGGCGCTCGCCGACGCGCTGGGCCTGTGGCGAGGTTCCACGCTGGACGGGTTGACCGCACCACTCATGGTGGAGGCGGCGGAGCGGATCGACCAACGCCGGATGGGCGCGGTCGAGGTGCGCATCGAACTGGACCTGGAACTCGGCCGCGCGGCGGAGCTCGTGCCCGAACTGACCGAACTGACAGTCGAGAACCCGTACCGCGAGGGTCTGCACGCGCTGCTCATGCTCGCTCTTCACCGAGCCGGTCGACAAGCCGAAGCGATGGCGGTGTTTCGCCGCATCCGTCGCGAGTTGGTCGATCAGCTGGGCGTCGAGCCGGGTCCCGAACTCCAGCGGCTGCACCGAGCGCTGCTGGACGGCGGGCCGGTGACCCTGTCGAAGGCTGCGCCGTCTCGGCCGGCGATGGCCGTCGAACCGGCCCGCACGGTCGTCCCTCGTGAGCTTCCGGCGGCCGTTCCAGGTTTCGCCGGGCGCCACGCGGCGCTGCACCTGCTGCGGCAACGGCTTCCTCAGCCGTCCGCACCCACCACCCTCACCGTGATCACGGGGATCGCGGGAATTGGCAAGACGGCCCTCGCGGTGAAATGGGCACACGAGATGGCGACCGCGTTCCCCGACGGTCACGTCTACCTCGATCTGCGCGGGGACTCGCTGAACCGGCCGATGGACAGCGGCGAAGCGCTGGGGCGCCTGCTTCGCTCGCTCGGCGTGTCCGCCGAGGCGATTCCTGTCGACGTCGCCGAGGCAGCCAACCGGTTCCGCTCCGTCGTCTCCGGTCGACGCGTGCTGCTGCTGCTCGACAATGCTGTGTCAGAGGATCAGGTGCGGCCATTGCTGCCAGGAAACAGCGGGTCCGTTGTGCTGGTCACCAGCCGGAGCCAGTTGACCGGCCTGGTCACGCGCGAAGGGGCGGCGGCGATCCCGCTGCACGGACTCACCGGGGGCGAGGCCCAGGAGGTGCTGACGCACTTGGTGGGTGCGCAGCGGGTGCACGCCGAAGCCCACGCGGCCGGCGAGTTCGCGAAGCTCTGCGGAGGGGTGCCATTGGCGATTCGAAGCGCTTCGGCAACGCTGATTCGCCACCACGACCTGACCATCGCGTCCCAAGTCGAGGTTATGCGCGTCGCGGCGGAACGCGAGCCGTTCGACGCGGTGACCGGGTCGTCCCTCGCGTGA